CATTGTAGGTGGATAAATTGCTTTTTGTAATGGGGAAAGCTCTACAATTTTTCCCACCTCAAAGGGCAATCGTGGTTGCTGCAATACAGCATTCCAGAACAGCTGACTTGATGATTTTACAGGCGGACAGTAGTTGCTCACGTGATATGGAGGCATTAACACATATCTTTAAATTGGGGACGATAGGCAAAGCCTCATGCTTTAAGGCTATAGCATTCCTCGTTATGAGGACTTTGCTCTGGAGCGCACGATCTACAATACTTTGCAGAAAtagttcttcttgttcCCAGGCTTCCACGTACTTGTTAGTGAGCGAGCGAGCGTGTAGCTGGGAGAGCTCATCGAAAACGGATTTGTTGGTAGACCCAAACAGTCTGGCACGTAGAGCCATGGTTAATTGCAAATGAAGCACAGCAGAGTGTTCGTTGGATGTTACTACCACGAACTTTCTGAGTTCACGGTCATTACTGAAAAAGGTGTGGAGGGGCTTGGTGACTGCGTGCAACGCACGAACAGCGGAATTGTCTTCATCCATGGACTTTAGGACTTTAAGAGCTGCAGCACATGTGTATGGTGGTAGAGATGCAGAGAAGCAATAAGCATTCGATCCAATGCGCTGGTGCTGTGACATGATGTTGTCACCAAGTGCAAAGCCACCTGAAGAACCGAGAGAGTATGCCAATGAACCAATAGTAATATCTATGGAGTTGTCTCTCTCCATCTTAAAATGTTCTGCAAGTCCTCTTCCAGTGGCTCCCAGCACACCAATTGAATTTGTTTCATCTACAATCAAACGGTAACGGTATCTAACCTTTAATTCCACCAATTGCGGTAGAGGTGCCAAATCACCGGAACTGTGGAAAAGGCCCTCGGTGACGATAAATTTACGAGGAATTGCAGGTAAACAATCAGCACGTTCACGTTGatctaattcttca
This region of Eremothecium cymbalariae DBVPG#7215 chromosome 4, complete sequence genomic DNA includes:
- the LCB1 gene encoding serine C-palmitoyltransferase LCB1 (similar to Ashbya gossypii ABR145C), with the protein product MKSLERVPDVLPSSIPIPSSVITVTSYLWFYMQRGFMNIPGAQYVVDYVAKSHQDDPYRTMIEIALIIYGIIYYLNKPRKQGEQIQPPLSLKEEELLIAEWQPEELVVQDERQNWRLGKVPVLAQEDDLGLYFTVERENGGEKYTGVLNMASNDFLHLSRKPEVVEVVEQTIRNYGVGSCGPAGFYGNQDVHYNLEYKLARFFGTENAVLYGQDFCVASSVVPAFTKRGDVIVADDQVSVSMQNALQLSRSTVYYFKHNDMKSLEDLLEELDQRERADCLPAIPRKFIVTEGLFHSSGDLAPLPQLVELKVRYRYRLIVDETNSIGVLGATGRGLAEHFKMERDNSIDITIGSLAYSLGSSGGFALGDNIMSQHQRIGSNAYCFSASLPPYTCAAALKVLKSMDEDNSAVRALHAVTKPLHTFFSNDRELRKFVVVTSNEHSAVLHLQLTMALRARLFGSTNKSVFDELSQLHARSLTNKYVEAWEQEELFLQSIVDRALQSKVLITRNAIALKHEALPIVPNLKICVNASISREQLLSACKIIKSAVLECCIAATTIAL